CCATTAAAGATATTGACTTTGTTACTCAACGCTATTTAGAGCAAAAAGCTTTGGTTTAATTTTTAGAAGGAATTACATACGTAAGCAAGCTTTGATACGGATTACCAGTTAATTTTAAAAGTTGCGCAAAGGCAGGTTCTGTTTTTAAACCTTGTTTTTTAAGCTGAATAACTTGTTGTTTAAAACTTGGCGGCATGGCTTTTAAAATTTCATATTCTTTAACCATGTGTAAATAGCCGTTTTGCTTGGTAGTTGGTATGTTTTGCGAATAAATTTCGATTTCAAAATCCTGATAGGTAAAAGTACAGACCAAAATATGTTGTTCCAGGTTGCTTATTTTTAGTTTAAAATTTGCTTTATGTTGGTATTGTTGGGTAAGTTTTAACGCCAATTCCTGAACGTTGGTTGTAAACAAAATTAAATCTAAATCACTGTTCTGAATATTAATTTCTATAGGAATGGTGCCTACCAACAACGGTTCGTAGTTTTTAAATGTTTCAAAAAAACACAAATCAGTTAAGGTTTTGTATGCCTTTTGTTGCACGGCATTTCCGGTTTTTAAATATGCGATTGATTTGAAATTCATAATGCGGTTACAAAAATGTAAATATAAAAAAAGTCCACCATTTGGTGGACTTTTTTGTTTTATGCTTCAGCTTCTTTCGGAGCTTCAGGTAAATCAGCTTTAAAAATGAATGAGGCTAATTCTTTGTTTAATCCGTCTAACGTACGTTTAAATAAGTTAAAAGCTTCGAATTTGTAAATTAAAAGCGGATCTTTTTGCTCGTGAACAGCTAATTGAACCGATTGTTTTAATTCGTCCATTTTACGAAGGTGTTTTTTCCACGCTTCGTCTAATAAAGCTAAAGTTATGTTTTTCTCGAATTCGTCTGTAACCGAACGGCCCATTGTTTCGAAAGCTTTTTGCAAGTTTGTTACCACGCTTAATGATTTTTGACCGTCTGTAAACGGAATCACGATGCGCTCAAAACGATCACCTTGGTTTTCAAAAACATTTTTAATAACCGGGAATGCATTTTTAGCATTACGTTCGTTTTTCTCTTTGTAAACCTGAGTTAAATTGTGGTACAATTTGTTAGTTAATTCTTGTGCCGACATTTTTTTGAATTCTTCTTCGCTAAATGGCGAACCAATAGCAAAGGTTGTAATCAACTCAAATTCAAAGTTTTTATAATCGTTTGTAGGTTTGTTGTTTTCAGTAATTAATTCTGCTAAATCGTATAACATATTAGCAATATCAACTTTTAAACGCTCTCCGAATAAGGCATGACGACGACGTTTGTAAATTACTTCACGTTGTGCGTTCATTACGTCATCATATTCTAATAAACGTTTACGAACCCCAAAGTTATTTTCTTCTACACGTTTTTGTGCTCTTTCAATAGATTTGGTCATCATAGAATGCTGAATTACTTCACCTTCTTTAATACCCATACGGTCCATTAATTTTGCAACACGCTCTGATCCGAATAAACGCATTAATTGGTCTTCTAACGAAACATAGAATTGTGATGATCCTGGATCTCCTTGACGACCTGCACGACCACGTAACTGACGGTCAACACGACGTGAATCATGACGTTCTGTACCAATAATGGCTAAACCACCAGCAGCTTTTACTTCGTCAGATAATTTAATGTCGGTACCACGACCAGCCATGTTGGTAGCAATGGTTACAATACCTGCTTTACCAGCTTCGGCTACAATTTGCGCTTCTTGCTTATGTAATTTCGCGTTTAATACGTTGTGTTTAATACCTCTAATTTTAAGCATACGGCTTAATAATTCTGACGTATCAACCGATGTTGTACCAATTAATACTGGGCGACCAGCTTCTGATAATTGTACGACATCTTCTATTACAGCGTTAAATTTTTCGCGTGTGGTTTTGTAAATCAAATCTTCTTTATCGTGACGTTGAATTTTACGGTTTGTCGGAATTTCTACCACATCTAATTTATAGATTGACCAAAATTCTCCAGCTTCTGTAACCGCAGTACCTGTCATCCCCGCCAACTTGTTGTACATACGGAAATAGTTTTGTAAGGTTACTGTTGCAAAGGTTTGAGTTGCCGCTTCAATTTTTACGTTTTCTTTCGCTTCGATAGCTTGGTGCAATCCATCAGAATAACGACGCCCGTCCATAATACGTCCGGTTTGCTCGTCAACAATCATAACTTTATTGTCCATTACTACATATTCTGAATCTTTTTCGAATAATGTGTATGCTTTTAAAAGCTGTGTAATGGTGTGAATACGTTCTGATTTTATAGAAAAATCTTGATATAAAGCTTCTTTTTCGGTTGCTTCATCTTCTTTAGATAAATTTTTCTTTTCGATGTTTGCGATTTCGGTACCGATATCTGGTAACACGAAGAAATCGTCAGATGTATTTTTAGATAATTCTTTAATTCCTAAATCTGTAAGATCTACTTGGTTGTTTTTTTCTTCAATTACAAAAAACAAAGCTTTATCTACAATTGGCATATCACGGTTGTTGTCTGCCATGTAGGTGTTTTCTGTTTTTTGAAGAATTTGACGAACACCTTCTTCAGATAAAAACTTAATTAAAGGTTTGTGTTTTGGTAAAGCGCGGTAAGCACGTAAAAGTTGGAATCCTCCTTCTTTAGTATCTCCCGCTTTAATTAAACGTTTAGCTTCTGTTAAACAGTTTGTAGCAACGTTACGTTGTAATTGGTAAATGCTATCAACCTTTGGTTTTAGCTCGTTAAATTCATGACGATCTCCTTGTGGAACCGGACCAGAAATAATTAATGGCGTACGTGCATCATCAATTAAAACCGAGTCAACCTCGTCTACAATAGCATAGTTGTGTTTACGTTGCACCAATTCTTCAACCGAATGAGCCATGTTATCACGTAAATAATCGAAACCAAATTCGTTATTTGTTCCGTAAGTAATATCGGCTTGATATGCAGCACGACGCCCTGGTGAGTTAGGTTGGTGGTTATCAATACAATCTACCGTTAAGCCATGGAATTCGAAAATTGGCGCTTTCCAAGAGCTATCACGTTTTGCTAAATAATCGTTCACGGTTACTACGTGTACTCCGTTTCCGGTTAAAGCATTTAAATATACAGGTAGGGTAGAAACTAAAGTTTTACCTTCACCGGTTTGCATTTCTGCAATTTTACCTTGATGTAAAACGGTACCACCAATAAGCTGAGTATCGTAATGTACCATATCCCACGTTACGGTTTGTCCGGCAGCATCCCATGTGTTTGCCCAGTTTGCTTTATCACCTTCTATGGTAATATAAGGTTTGGTTTGAGCTAATTCTTTATCTTTGTCAGTTGCTGTTACTGTAACAATTGGATTGTCTTTAAAGCGCGCTGCTGTAACTTTCATTACGGCAAATGCTTCTGGTAAAATATCTGTTAATACCTTTTCGCTAATTTCGTAAGCTTCTTTTTCAATCGCATCAATAGAAGCGTAAATGTCTTCGCGTTTGTCAAAATCGTCAGTAGCTTCGATTTCTTGTTTAAGCGATTGTATTTTAGCATCTTTTTCTGCACGTGCTTGTTTAACTAAATCTTGAAAGTAAACGGTTTTAGCACGTAGCTCGTCGTTGTTTAACGACTGAAATTCGTTTTCGTATTTTTTAACTTTTTCGATAATAGGTCGAATGGCTTTTACATCCTTTTCCGATTTATCACCAACAAAAGCCTTTATAATAGCATTTATTAAGCTCATAATAGTTTTTTGTTATTTAAATAGATATGATAAAACAAAAAAAGTCTCGCAGAATGAGACTTTTTTTATTGGTATTTTATATTAATACTCATCCTCGTTCCAAAGATAATCTTCGTCGGTCGGATAGTCAGGCCAAATTTCTTCCATAGACTCATAGATTTCTCCTTCGTCTTCTATTGATTGTAAATTTTCAACAACCTCTAACGGAGCACCAGTTCGAATCGCGTAATCAATAAGCTCGTCTTTAGTTGCAGGCCAAGGAGCATCACTTAAATAAGATGCTAATTCTAATGTCCAATACATTTCTTAATCAATTTTAGTTTTATGCAAAAATAAATTTTATACTGAAAAAAACAAGTAAAAAAAAGTTTTATTTAAAAAAAATTTAAGAACGTTATTTTTACTGCGAGGAATAAAAAAATAATTTAATTATTTTCTTGGTATCCATTTAATTTCGTCAGCTCCTAAATCAAAAGACAACTTTCGTGCCAATACAAATAAATAGTCAGAAAGTCGGTTTAAATACATAATTACCATCGGATCTATTTCTTCTGACTGACTTAATTCGGTCGATAAACGCTCGGCACGACGACAAACGCAACGCGCAATATGACAATATGACACCGTGGTGTGTCCGCCAGGCAAAACAAAATGTGTCATAGGGGGTAAGGCAGCATCCATGGTATCCATTTCATTTTCTAAAAAAGCAACATCTTGTTCCGAAATGCGAGCAATGTTTAAACGCGGTTGTCCGTTTTTTAAAATTTCTTTTTCAACCGGAGTAGCCAAAATAGCCCCAACGGTAAATAAGCGGTCTTGAATTTCGATCAAAACATTTTTATACGCCGGGTTTATGTCTTGATCACGAATTAATCCAATGTAAGAATTTAGTTCATCTGTTGTTCCGTAGCTTTCAATTCGAATATGATTTTTTGGTACGCGTTGCCCACCAAATAAGGCAGTTGTTCCTTTATCTCCTGTTTTTGTATATACCTTCATGTTTATGGCTTTAAGTAAGATAAAAGTATTACTTTTTTTCTGGTTTTAAAATTAATATCAAAATTGCTTGTTATTCTTGGCTTTACTAATTTTTAGTTTTAAAATCTGTATTACATTTGCTGCATGAATGAATTACTTGCTCCGCAACCCAAATTGGGTAAAAAAGGATTACTAACCTTAATCTTTTTTTTGAATATGACTGGCCCAATGTCAATCGATTTGTATTTATCGGGCTTACCGCAAATGATTGTGGATTTTAATACTACCGAATCTGTTTTAAACTACACATTAATTGGTTTTTTTATCAGTTTTGCTATTGGCATGCTTTTTATTGGACCAATTAGTGATAAAGTTGGACGCAAACCCATTTTACTTGGCGGAATTTTAGTTTACGGAATCGCTTCGGTTTTATGTTCGGTTGCCCAACATGTAGAAATGCTTATTTTGTTTCGCATTATTCAAGCATTAGGAGCAGGGGGAATGATTTCAGTTTCTACCGCTATGGTTAAAGACAGTTTTTCGCACGAAGAACGCCCAAAAATTATTGCTTTGCTGCAAATGTTAGGCGTTTTTGCACCCACGGTTGCGCCGTTGGTTGGTGCGCAAATTATTCAATTTTTTTCATGGCATGTAACCTTTACGGTTTTAGCTTTTTTTGCTTTAATTGCCTTTATAATCGCTTTGTTTTTAACCGAAACCTTAACGCCAGAAACCAAATTAAAAGATTCTGTTTTTAGAAGCATTTTATCACTGAAACACATTTTAGTTCATAAACCTTTTATGGTTTTCTTGGTTTCTATGGGTGGTCCGTCTGTAGTTTATATGGCTTTTTTATCGTTAAGTTCTTATATTTATATTGATTGGTTTCAGTTAAACGGAACCGAATACAGCTTGTTTTTTGCAGTAAATTCGTTACTTTTATTAGTTGGGCCAAGGGTTTACTTGGCTGTTCGTCATCAAGTAACCCCTAAACAAATTGTAAAAATTGCTTTTGGTGGTATTGTACTTTCTAGTATTTTATTGTTTACCATTGGTACTTTATCTCCTTATTTATTTTTAATTGCTTTTGCACCCGTAACGTTTAGTAACAGCTTTTTACGCTCGTTCGCTTCAAACGTTTTGTTAGGGCAAGATAATATGAATTCGGGCGGTGCTGCATCCATTATTAATTTTTCAAATACCGGATTGGGCGCAATGGGCATGATGTTGGCTGCCTTGCCATTTGGTACAAACATTCAGCGTTTGGGCTTTGTTATTGTAATTGCCATGGCATTAAGTATTTATTTGTGGTATTATTTTAATAAAAAAGGATATCAATTACGCGGGGTTTAAAGCGTAAATTACAGGAACTTCTAAATGACAAAAAAATAGCCTATTTTTGCTACAAATACTACTATTGTGAATTACTTATCAGTCGAGAATATATCTAAAGCTTATGGCGAACGCGTTTTGTTCGAAAACGTTTCGTTTGGCATCAATAAAGATCAAAAAATTGCTTTTGTAGCAAAAAATGGAAGCGGAAAAACATCTATTTTAAACATTATTACCGGTAAAGATTCGCCCGATTCGGGGCAAGTAGTTACTCGTAAAGATATTAATGTTGCCTTCTTATCGCAAGAACCCGATTTGCAAAACGAATTAACTATTGAAGAAAGTATTTTTGCATCAGATAACGAAATTTTAAAAGTAATTGAACGTTATGAAAAAGCGGTTTTAAATCCGGAAGATGAAAAAACGTTTCAAAGCGCTTTCGATCAAATGGATTTGTACAACGCTTGGGATTTTGAAACCCAGTACAAACAAATTTTATCAAAGCTAAAATTAGACGATTTAAAACTGAAAGTAAAAAATCTTTCTGGTGGTCAAAAAAAGCGTTTGACTTTAGCCATTATTCTAATTAGCCGACCTGATTTGTTAATTTTAGACGAGCCAACCAACCATTTGGATTTAGAAATGATTGAATGGTTAGAAAATTACTTTGCTAAAGAAAACATTACGCTGTTTATGGTAACGCACGACCGTTATTTTTTAGAGCGCGTTTGTAATGAAATTATAGAATTAGATAACGGAATAATTTATCAATATAAAGGGAATTATTCGTACTATTTAGATAAAAAAGAAGAGCGTATTGCTGCCGAACAAGCCTCGGTAGATAAAGCCAAAAACTTATTTACGAAAGAATTAGAATGGATGCGCCGCCAACCAAAAGCGCGAACAACCAAATCTAAATCTCGTCAAGACGATTTTTACATAATTAAAGAAAAAGCCAGCCAACGCCGTATTGAACATCAGGTTGAACTCGAAATCAACATGGAGCGCATGGGTAGTAAAATTGTAGAATTACATAATCTGCACAAAAAATTTAACGACAAAGTTATTTTAAACGGCTTTACCTACAATTTTGGACGTGGTGAACGCATCGGAATTATTGGTAAAAACGGAACTGGTAAATCTACCTTTTTAAATATTTTAACCCAAACCATGCAACCCGATGCAGGTAAAGTTGTGGTTGGTGAAACCATTAAAATTGGCTATTATACCCAAGCCGGAATTAACCCAAAACCCAACCAAAAGGTAATTGATATTATTAAAGAATTTGGCGAATATATTCCGCTTTCTAAAGGTCGATTACTTTCTGCAGGGCAACTTTTAGAACGCTTTTTGTTTGACCGTAAAAAGCAACACGATTATGTTGAAAAATTAAGCGGTGGCGAATTAAAACGTTTATATTTATGTACCGTTTTAATTCAGAATCCAAACTTTTTAATTTTAGACGAGCCAACAAACGATTTAGATATTGTAACCTTAAACGTTTTAGAAAGCTTTTTGTTAGATTATCCAGGGTGTTTACTGGTTGTTTCGCACGACCGTTATTTTATGGATAAAATTGTTGACCATTTATTTGTGTTTCGAGGCGAAGGTGAAGTAGAAGATTTTCCGGGTAATTATTCTGATTTTAGAATTTACGAAGATTCTGCCGAGCCGGTAAAAGATGAGGTTGCTAAAGAAAAAGTAAACAAAAAAGAAAAATCGGTTAAAGCAGGATTAACTTTTAACGAGCAAAAAGAATTTTCTAAAATAGAACGTGAAATTAAAGATTTAGAAGCTAAAAAAACTTTAATTGAACAAGAATTTGCAGACGGAAAAGTTGCCGATGATGCTATTGAAAAAAAATCGATTGAACTTCAAAAAGTAATTGAAAATTTAGAAGAGAAAGAAGAACGTTGGTTTGAACTTTCTGCTAAAATGGAAGCATAATGAAAGCACTTATACAAGGTTATTTTAAGTTTTTAAAACGCTCAACCAACCAACACGGGGTACATTCGCCCTTTGTTTTTAAATTGGTTACGCAATGTTTTTACGACAAGCAAAACAAATCCGCGTATAAGGTTTTACAAGCATATCGCAACCGTTTGTTGCAAAACAAAAATACCATTCATGTAACCGATTTTGGTGCTGGATCGCGTATTTTTAAAACCAACCAGCGCGAAATTGCTAAAATTGCTAAAACTGCTGGCATAACTAAAGCACGTGCCGAACTTTTATATCGGGTAACTGCCTATTTTAAACCCAAGCAGGTGTTAGAAATTGGTACATCTTTAGGTTTAGCAACAGCCGCATTAGCTGCAGGTAATTCGGATGCCGAAATAATAAGTTTAGAAGGTTGCCCAGAAACCGCAGCTACAGCATTAGAAAATTTGCAACATTTTAACTTGCATAATGCAACGGTTAAAATAGGTGAATTTACCCAAAGCTTTAAAGAACTAGAAACTAAAAAGTTTGATTTAATTTATTTTGATGGCAACCACCAAAAAGACGCAACTTTAGCGTATTTTGATGCATTGCTTCCTACAGCACATAACGATTCGGTTTGGATTTTTGATGATATTCATTGGTCTAAACCTATGAATGAAGCTTGGGAAATAATTAAAAATAAACCTGAAGTTTGCGTTACGATTGATACCTTTCAGTGGGGATTTGTATTTTTTAGAACCGAACAAGAAAAAGAACATTTTACCATTCGTACATAAAAAAAATCCAGCTTTTATAGCTGGATTTTTTTATATGTTTATAATAATGTCAAAACGGGTGCGGTTTCCTCCGCGTCTAAAACTCGGGTCCATGCCGTGTAAACCTTTAATTTCTTCCATAAAAAAGGTTCGGTTTCTAAAACTAATTCTATCGTTGTATTTGTATAATAAAACAACTTCATAACCTTTTAAGTTGGTAGATGCCCAACGGGCTAAATCAAATTGTGCATACAAATCTAAAGCTGCATATTTTTCCATGTACATATAAGCACCGCTTAAGGTTAACTTTCTACTAATAAAAGGCAATTCTGATCGTACAGCTACGTAAACACCCGAACGTTGGTTACTAAAATCGGGGGCCGTGCTGGCATCAAAACCTGAATCAAACGATGTTTTTCCGGATGCATCTGTAATTAAAGATGATGGAATTCCGCTTTTATAATTTTTAAAATTATAGTAATAATCTACTTTTAAAGACAAATTATTTAAAGGTTTAATTTTGTATATAAATTCGGTTGCAGAAATGGTATAATCGGGTGCTAAATCGCCATCCCAAAATGCATTTTGTAAATCGCTTTTAAAGCGGTTCATTAACGATTGGCCTTTTATAATTCCTGAGCTAATGCTAAAAATACGGTCATCGTTATTTTGCTCTAAGTTTAGTGAGAAACCATATAAACTTCCTTGATTTTTAAACGATTCGTTATTGCGGTAGCTTTCTATATAAAAAGCTGCTTTTCCGTAAAAATTAAATGCTTTAGGCATTTCTTTTTTGTATTGATAACTTACCCCATCATGGCGCCAAAAATCAAATTGCGTTCCTGATTGATTGGGCCAAATTTCGGATGCATCCTGGCGCCCAACTTTTATGTACTGATTTTCTTTAAAACGAAATTTTAACCAAACTTCATCTAGCAAAATGGCTAATCTCGAATCGGCATCTCCACCATAAGCAAAACCAGGAAAAACCTGCACGCTAAAACGATAATCTAATCGGTCGGTAATTTTTGTGTCTAAATAAACATTAGCCAAAATACGTGACCAAAAACGAGATTGAATGTGTTCTCCCGAATTGGTTTCGGGGTTGTAAACAATTTGGTTCCAATCCAACTCAGCTACTCTGAAAATAGCGAACGAGCTTATTTTTGTTCGATCTATAATATTAGATTTCTGTTTGGTTTTCTGTGTGTTTTGTTCTACTTGTTTTTGTAGTGCAGCAACTTGTTCTTTTAAAAGCTTAAATTCTTCCGCGTAATTTACTTGTGCCGAATCTGTTTTTTGATCCTGAGCCGATGCAAAATAGGGTAGTAAAAGTGCCAAACACAATATTGCGGGGTGCAAAATTTTACATTTCATTTACTTTTATATTTTTTTATTAAGATTAAAACACAATTGTTTGCCTTATCCGTCTCTTTCTGTTAAATTTGACGATATACTATTAACATTTTTTTTCGATTTTTATTTTTAAAATCCGGGAAATACGTAAAATTTAACGTTAAACTGCAATTGCTGGTTATCTGTTTTATTCAAATTTAATATTCACTATATACTACTATAAATACTAACTCACTTATTACATGAAAAAAAAGTCCACATTTTTAATTGTATTATTACTCGTTGCTCTGCTTGCGCTAATTTTTTATCGCATTTCTAAAAATAGTCAAGCTGCGGCTGGAGCCAAAGCTGCTCCTAAAAGCGCTGCAATTAGTGCTATGGTTTTAGAAGCACAAGTTTTTAATGACGAATTAACGGTTAGCGGAACGCTTGAAGCTAATGAAGAAACAACCATTCACAGCGAAGTTTCGGCATTGGTTTCGGCTATTTCTTTTCAAGAAGGAACTCAGGTTGCTAAAGGGCAAGTGCTTGTAAAATTGGTTGATACCGAATTAAAAGCACAAGTTGCTCAGGCAAAAAATAAAATGAAATTGGCTTGGGAAAATTTAAAACGTGCTAAATTATTGCTTGAAAAGGAAGCGATAAGTCGTGAAGAATTTGAGTTTTCTGAAACCGATTTTTTAACGGCAGAAAGTGCTTTAAACATTATTCAGGCGCAATTAGATAAAACAACAATTCGTGCACCATTTTCGGGTACCATTGGTTTACGCAACATTTCGGCTGGTAGTTATATTACGCCAGCAACTGCAATTACCAATTTAGTTAATGCAGATCCGATTAAAATTACATTTTCAATTCCAGAAAAATACGCTGCACAAGTTAAAAATAATACCGAATTAAATTTCACGGTAACGGGGAACCCAAAAGTTTATACAGCTAAAGTTTTTGCTGTAGAACCTTTGATTGATGTAATGACGCGAACTTTAACTATTAAAGCCATTTGTGCCAACCCAAATAACGAACTTATTCCGGGCTCTTTTGCTAATATTAATTTGCCTTTAACTACGTTAAATGATGCGTTGTTGGTTCCGGCAGAAGCTTTAATTCCGGTTCAAAATGGTAAAAAAGTATTTGTTTATTCGCAAGGTAAAGCCAAAGAAGTTATGGTTGAAACCGGAACGCGTACCAACAAAGATGTTTTAGTTATTGAAGGATTAAAAGCAGGCGATACGTTACTTACATCTGGAATTATGATGTTAAGACACGATCAGAACATTTCGGTTAACTTAAATAAATAATACATGAGTCTGTCTACCTTAAGTATAAAACGACCGGTATTTACTATTGTCGTTAACCTGGCCTTAATTTTATTCGGAATTTTAGGATTTACCTTTTTAGGTGTTCGAGAATATCCGTCTATTGACCCGGCTCAAATTAGCGTTCGTACAAATTATGCAGGGGCTAATGCCGATATTATTGAGTCGCAAATTACAGAGCCTTTAGAAAAAGTTATTAACTCGATTGACGGGATTAAAAACCTCTCTTCCACGTCAAACCAAGGGGTTAGTAATATTAATATTGAATTCCATTTAGATAAAAATTTAGAAGAAGCTGCTAACGATGTACGTGACAAAGTTTCGCAAGCGCTACGTAGTTTACCTCAAGATTTAGATACGCCACCGGTAGTTTCTAAAGCCGATGCCGATTCAGAACCTATTATTATCATGACTTTACAAAGTGATGGTAAAAATATTTTAGAATTATCCGATTATGCTGATAACGTTATTGCACAACGCCTACAATCTATATCGGGCGTAAGTTCAGTAAGCATTTGGGGGCAGAAACGTTTTGCTATGCGTTTATGGATTGATGCACCAAAGTTAGCCGCTTACGGCTTAACTATTTTAGATGTTCAGGCCGCGTTACAAGCCCAAAATGTTGAGTTACCTTCTGGTAAATTAACAGGTGCCAAAACCGAAATGGCAATTAAAACCTTAGGAAACTTAGCTACTGAAGATCAGTTTAACGATATCATTATCAAATCTACTGATCAAAAAGTTATTCGATTAAAAGATGTTGGTACTGCACGTTTAGAAGCTGAAAACTTTGAAACCAGTATGACCGAATCCGGCGTACCAATGGTTTCCTTAGCTATTATTCCGCAACCCGGAACCAATTATTTAGATATTGCTAACCAATTCTATAAAGAATTTGATCGTTTGCAAGATGATTTACCTGACGGGTTTAAAATGGAAATTTCCATGGATAATACGTTGTTCGTAAAACGCGCCATTACCGAGGTGGTCGAAACCTTATTTATTTCGGTTGCATTGGTTGTGTTAATTATTTACGCGTTTTTCAGAAACTGGTCGGTTGCTTTCCGCCCGTTGGTAGATATTCCGGTATCGTTAATTGCTACTTTTTTTATTATGTATTTGTGTGGTTTTTCAATCAACGTACTTACCTTATTGGCTATCGTTTTGGCAACCGGTTTGGTGGTAGATGATGGAATTGTAGTAACCGAAAATATTTATAAAAAGGTTGAAGAAGGCATGTCGCCAATTGAAGCTGCAATAAAAGGATCTAACGAAATTTTCTATGCCGTAATTTCCATTTCAGTAACCTTAGCAGCCGTATTTTTACCCGTAATCTTTTTAGAAGGATTTGTGGGCCGATTGTTCCGGGAATTTGGTGTGGTAATTGGAGCCGCCGTTTTAATTTCGGCCTTTGTATCGCTTACGTTAACACC
This genomic window from Flavobacterium agricola contains:
- a CDS encoding efflux RND transporter periplasmic adaptor subunit; the encoded protein is MKKKSTFLIVLLLVALLALIFYRISKNSQAAAGAKAAPKSAAISAMVLEAQVFNDELTVSGTLEANEETTIHSEVSALVSAISFQEGTQVAKGQVLVKLVDTELKAQVAQAKNKMKLAWENLKRAKLLLEKEAISREEFEFSETDFLTAESALNIIQAQLDKTTIRAPFSGTIGLRNISAGSYITPATAITNLVNADPIKITFSIPEKYAAQVKNNTELNFTVTGNPKVYTAKVFAVEPLIDVMTRTLTIKAICANPNNELIPGSFANINLPLTTLNDALLVPAEALIPVQNGKKVFVYSQGKAKEVMVETGTRTNKDVLVIEGLKAGDTLLTSGIMMLRHDQNISVNLNK